The segment ACTGGAAACAGTCGAAATACCTGAAGTGAAGCAGACCAACTGGCCCCAAAGTCGGATCGACTACTTCGTCCTGAACCGTCTCGAAAAAGAAGGCCTATCACCTTCATCTCCAGTGAGCCGTGAACAATGGATCCGAAGGGTCAGCTTCGACCTGACTGGCCTCCCGCCGACGCCAGAAGAGATTGATACCTTTCTAAATGATCAGTCGGAGGAAGCGTACGCAACAGTCGTCGATCGCTTACTCGCCTCTCCTCAGTATGGCGAACGGATGGCGGTGGATTGGTTGGATGTCGCCCGTTATGCGGATACCTACGGTTACCAGTCGGATGTCTACCGAGCCATGTGGCCGTGGCGTGACTGGGTGATTGATGCCTTCAATGAAAACTTGCCCTACGATGAGTTTATCACCTGGCAACTGGCGGGCGATTTGCTACCGAAGCCATCGCGTGATCAGATTCTGGCAACTGCCTTCAATCGGCACCATCGGCAGACCAATGAAGGAGGAAGTATTGAAGAAGAGTTTCGTGTCGAGTACGTCTCAGACCGAACTCAAACTTATGGAACCGCTTTTCTCGGGTTAACACTCGAATGCTCAAAATGTCACGATCACAAATACGATCCCATTACACAGAAAGAGTTTTATCAGCTCTCCAGTTACTTCAATAGTATCGATGAATTCGGTCTCTATTCCCACTTTACCGATGCTGTCCCCACACCGACGCTGATGTTGCCCGAAGCAGAACGCGCGAGTGAGTTAGAACGTCTCAATGCCGGAGTCGAGCAGGCTGAGCAGGCGTTGGAATCGATCAAAAAATCTGAAATCGCATCCTTTGCAAACTGGTTAGGGAAACAGGACAGCGTTCCATCTTCATCGGATGCTGATTCGCAATTGGCAGAAGGGCTAATCGGTCAATTTTCATTCGATAAAATTCAGGTCGCTGAGGGGCAAGGGAGGATTGATAATCTCGCCGATGACGCAACTTTCGGTGAATTAAAAGATGATCCCCAACAGGTCCCCGGTTTCGCCGGACAGGCATTGAAATTCAGTGGAGAGAACAACTTCTCCACTACTGTTGGCGGAGACTTTCAACGGAGTCGACCTTTCACGATTTCGTTGTGGATGAAAGCGGACCGACGACATGAACGGGCTGTCATCTTCCATCGCTCCGCTGCCTGGACCGACGCGGGAAGCCGCGGGTATCAGTTGTTACTCGAAGAGGGAAAACTTTCTGCCGGTTTGATTCACTTCTGGCCGGGAAACGCGATTGGGATTCAGGCTAAAGAGGAACTACCACTCAATCAGTGGATACACGTTACTTTGACTTATGACGGATCCAGCAGGGCCACTGGTCTGCAATTGTATATGGACGGCAATCTCGCTGCAGTCGATGTCGTTCGAGATAAGCTGGCCAAAGAAATTACCGGCGGAGGGGCGACTAAATTTGCCCTCGGTCAGCGGTTCCGGGATCGGGGGTTTATCAACGGCGAAGTCGATGAATTGAGCCTTTACCAGCGGGCGGTTACTCCCATCGAAATCCGGCAGTTGGCGGATGATCACTCGCTCACCGCGTTATTGAAAAAAACATCTGGTGAATTAACCGAGGCCGAGAGGCAGCAGTTGTATCCGTATTGGCTGGTCCATCATAGCGAACCTTTTCGTCAACAGCAGACTCAATTGACTTCACTTCGCAAGCAGTATTGCGAATCGGTCGATCAGGTTGCTGAGGTGATGGTCATGAAGGAACTCTCCGAACCACGCACGACTCATGTGCTGTACCGCGGAGCCTATGATGCGCCGGGAGAGGCTGTGGATCGCAGTACACCTGAAAGTCTACCTGCGGCAAGTCCTTCCAACCGTCTGGGACTGGCCGAGTGGACTACATCTCCCGAGCATCCGTTGACCAGCCGCGTGACGGTTAACCGGTTCTGGCAGATGTTTTTCGGGCAGGGCTTAGTACAAACCCCTGACGACTTCGGGAGTCAGGGTGCCTTACCCACGCATCCGCAGTTGCTGGATGATCTCTCGCTGCGATTTATCAAATCAGGTTGGGATGTCAAAGGCTTACTCAAAGAAATTGCGCTTTCGGCGACCTACCGCCAATCATCACAAACATCGAAGGAATTGAATGTCCGTGATCCGGATAACGAACTATTAGCTCGAGGGCCCCGTTTCCGACTGTCGGCAGAGATGATTCGTGACCAAGCACTTTATGTCAGCGGTTTGCTCGTCGATAAACGGGGAGGTCCTCCCGTGAAACCGTATCAGCCGGCGGGGTTATGGAAGGAGAAATCAAACAATGTTTATACCCGAGAGGAAGGGGAAGGAAGCCATCGTCGTAGCTTGTATACCTTCTGGAAGCGAACCTCTCCTCCACCTGCGATGATTACACTCGACGCCGCCAAACGAGATGTTTGCTCGGTTAAACGGCAAACGACGGCGACCCCACTGCAGG is part of the Polystyrenella longa genome and harbors:
- a CDS encoding DUF1553 domain-containing protein, with product MFLFFSRYLNLLLLVSVYAIAVYAESAVSLHAAETTEQVDFNFHIRPILSDRCFACHGPDQEKRQADLRLDIPDQLNQVVDEEAGIHYVVPGKPELSELFRRVDSHDEFEVMPPADSNLTLSEREIDLLKKWIEQGAEWKSHWSFIPLETVEIPEVKQTNWPQSRIDYFVLNRLEKEGLSPSSPVSREQWIRRVSFDLTGLPPTPEEIDTFLNDQSEEAYATVVDRLLASPQYGERMAVDWLDVARYADTYGYQSDVYRAMWPWRDWVIDAFNENLPYDEFITWQLAGDLLPKPSRDQILATAFNRHHRQTNEGGSIEEEFRVEYVSDRTQTYGTAFLGLTLECSKCHDHKYDPITQKEFYQLSSYFNSIDEFGLYSHFTDAVPTPTLMLPEAERASELERLNAGVEQAEQALESIKKSEIASFANWLGKQDSVPSSSDADSQLAEGLIGQFSFDKIQVAEGQGRIDNLADDATFGELKDDPQQVPGFAGQALKFSGENNFSTTVGGDFQRSRPFTISLWMKADRRHERAVIFHRSAAWTDAGSRGYQLLLEEGKLSAGLIHFWPGNAIGIQAKEELPLNQWIHVTLTYDGSSRATGLQLYMDGNLAAVDVVRDKLAKEITGGGATKFALGQRFRDRGFINGEVDELSLYQRAVTPIEIRQLADDHSLTALLKKTSGELTEAERQQLYPYWLVHHSEPFRQQQTQLTSLRKQYCESVDQVAEVMVMKELSEPRTTHVLYRGAYDAPGEAVDRSTPESLPAASPSNRLGLAEWTTSPEHPLTSRVTVNRFWQMFFGQGLVQTPDDFGSQGALPTHPQLLDDLSLRFIKSGWDVKGLLKEIALSATYRQSSQTSKELNVRDPDNELLARGPRFRLSAEMIRDQALYVSGLLVDKRGGPPVKPYQPAGLWKEKSNNVYTREEGEGSHRRSLYTFWKRTSPPPAMITLDAAKRDVCSVKRQTTATPLQALVLLNDVQYVEAARAIAVKTIKKRPDNRADQLTYLFRSLTGRFPEEREIALLQQVYEEQLIEFTSQPERISQLLEQGDEPIDADVPQSEQAAMMVVAQLLLNYDEVVMRR